One Thunnus albacares chromosome 12, fThuAlb1.1, whole genome shotgun sequence genomic region harbors:
- the LOC122993789 gene encoding profilin-2-like isoform X1, producing MSWQSYVENLMADGSCQDSAIVGYTDAKYVWAAHAGGTFNNITSQEIDVLIGKDRETFYTSGLTLGSKKCSVLRDSLHDDGDWTMDIRTKSQGGEPTYNISVGRAGKVLVVVMGKEAVHGGVLNQKAYSMADYLRKTGY from the exons ATGTCTTGGCAAAGCTACGTGGAAAACCTGATGGCCGATGGCAGCTGTCAGGATAGCGCCATTGTTGGGTATACGGACGCCAAATATGTTTGGGCAGCACATGCCGGTGGTACTTTCAACAATATCACG tcTCAAGAAATTGATGTCCTTATCGGTAAGGACAGGGAGACCTTTTACACCAGCGGTCTCACTCTGGGCTCAAAGAAGTGTTCGGTCCTCAGAGACAGCCTCCATGACGACGGAGACTGGACAATGGACATCAGGACAAAGAGCCAAGGAGGAGAGCCTACATACAATATCTCTGTGGGGAGAGCCGGAAAAG TATTGGTTGTAGTCATGGGAAAGGAGGCGGTCCATGGTGGAGTTCTTAACCAGAAAGCATATTCAATGGCTGATTACCTGAGGAAGACTGGATATTAA
- the LOC122993789 gene encoding profilin-2-like isoform X2 produces MSWQSYVENLMADGSCQDSAIVGYTDAKYVWAAHAGGTFNNITSQEIDVLIGKDRETFYTSGLTLGSKKCSVLRDSLHDDGDWTMDIRTKSQGGEPTYNISVGRAGKVLVLVMGKEGVHGGGLNKKAYSMAKYLRDSGF; encoded by the exons ATGTCTTGGCAAAGCTACGTGGAAAACCTGATGGCCGATGGCAGCTGTCAGGATAGCGCCATTGTTGGGTATACGGACGCCAAATATGTTTGGGCAGCACATGCCGGTGGTACTTTCAACAATATCACG tcTCAAGAAATTGATGTCCTTATCGGTAAGGACAGGGAGACCTTTTACACCAGCGGTCTCACTCTGGGCTCAAAGAAGTGTTCGGTCCTCAGAGACAGCCTCCATGACGACGGAGACTGGACAATGGACATCAGGACAAAGAGCCAAGGAGGAGAGCCTACATACAATATCTCTGTGGGGAGAGCCGGAAAAG TTTTGGTTCTTGTAATGGGCAAAGAAGGGGTCCATGGAGGCGGATTGAATAAGAAGGCTTACTCAATGGCAAAATACTTGAGGGATTCAgggttttaa